The genome window CGAGGATAAAAGTTTGTACGTGGTGCTGATAATATCCAATCCGCCCGCTCCCTGGAAGGTAACGGACTGGTACTGGAAAGAAATCGCCGGCGTTCCTTTTCTTTTGAGAAATATTCTCAGCATTCAACAGGCCGGGGCCAGGCGTCTCATGCTGTTTGCAGATAAAAACGTCGTTGGGTTCGATGAACTTTACCGGCGAGTAGCGAACGACTCCAGAATCCGGTTGCAACTGGAATGGGATTCTAAACCTGAAAAATTGATCGTCTCCGCTGAGAACGACAACTGCATCCTGTTTTTGGATGGTTCCGCCCTGCAAAATAAAGCCAGGATTGCAAAGACCCTGAAGTTGGACCCCGAGGAAAATACCCAGGAAAGCGATCGCAACCTTTTTCTCAGCCCAAGCCACCTTGAAACGCTTCTGCAGCAAATCGACGAGCGCGGCCTTGTGCCCTGGCTGAAAAACATCCAATCTCAGAACATCCCTCAGGAAATTTCGCCGAATCCAGGCATCAACATTAAATGGGTGACGGAAACTGAGAATTTGCGGATCACTCGACCGGAAGATTTCAAGACGATGGACAACCGGCTCATCCAATCCTGCGGGTTGAGCAACGACAGCTTCATGGATCGATCCGTCACGCGCTTCATTTCCCGTCAACTGACCCGGCAAATCATCAAGACCCCCGTCACTCCGAACATGATCACGCTAGTCAGTCTGATCATCGGGCTGGGGGCCGCGGCTTGTTTTCTGGCAGGGAGTTATGCAATGGGCGTGGCCGGTGCGGGGCTTTTATTGCTCTCCACCTGGGTCGATTGCACCGACGGAGAAGTCGCCCGGCTCAAGTTTCT of Nitrospinota bacterium contains these proteins:
- a CDS encoding CDP-alcohol phosphatidyltransferase family protein; protein product: MSPLTHTKKSVAEDKSLYVVLIISNPPAPWKVTDWYWKEIAGVPFLLRNILSIQQAGARRLMLFADKNVVGFDELYRRVANDSRIRLQLEWDSKPEKLIVSAENDNCILFLDGSALQNKARIAKTLKLDPEENTQESDRNLFLSPSHLETLLQQIDERGLVPWLKNIQSQNIPQEISPNPGINIKWVTETENLRITRPEDFKTMDNRLIQSCGLSNDSFMDRSVTRFISRQLTRQIIKTPVTPNMITLVSLIIGLGAAACFLAGSYAMGVAGAGLLLLSTWVDCTDGEVARLKFLESPFGKQLDIICDNIVHMAVFFSIGLGLRAATGNDFFIVLGGFAVLGCLVSFILLSQEIVNSKMNCDEYKPNKAEKKSITDKLANRDFTYFLFFMAVIA